Genomic window (Pyrus communis chromosome 13, drPyrComm1.1, whole genome shotgun sequence):
tggatttgaatttaagttattgtagtttttaaatttaaataataaattatgtttgaccctcggttggagacggtttttttgTGACAAGGCTAAAACGAGCTCTCTGGCCAGCcatcggttagagatggccttattatctagttttttttgtttttttgtttttttgggttaagattcaaagttttgaaatcCTTGTAACACTCGTTTGCAtgcacttttaaaatgactgaaagcagttttggtgaaaatgtttttagaaccaatccttagtaaaaatgcaagtaaatcttgaaaaaacacttaaaatgcgTCCTAGAAGAAGCACATACAGAAGCACCAATTATGTGCGTTTGAAatctaaaaacattttatctaaaaacactttcaattattttaaaagtacatttaAAGGACCCtcaattagttttctttattttttataaaaatattttagtcGTCAAGATTACAATGGCTCCAGAACTCCGCCAACCAACTCATCACCCTTTCGAACAAATAAATCAGTCGAACAAAGCGACGGTGCTGGTCTTTCCACGTTACCATGCAGCTCATCGTGCTTTCGATTATGGACACGTGGAAAGCCAGTCGTTCACAAACCTCGCACGTGCAGAATCTGTACACTAACAGGCCGCATCAGTTAGTCGCACGTACGAAACGCTTCCGACTATAAATTTGGAAGGCAGAAGCTGCTCCGCTGAAAAGAGAAAGAGCGAAGCTCCCCTCCGGCGAATTCCGGATAGAAATTATCGTCATTTTCAGTTAGATTCTTGATTTATAgcttgattcattttgttttgttatcaTCATTTTCAGTAATCCAATAGAAGTTATCGTTTTTCCGGCGAATTCCGTTTCCAAGCCGACCCAGTAATCAGCCGAATAGCGTAGAGAAGGGGCGGAATCTCATTTTTGTTATGCCAACTTGGGTTAAGGAGAATCCCATTATTTGTTAGTGGTCATGCCGTTCCGTGTTCGTGAAAATCTGTTCATCGGCAACATCAGTGATGCAGCAGAGATTCTCCAAAATGGTAGCACAGAGATCACGCATATTCTATCGCTTCTTAGTTCAGCGTCGATATCGTTTTTCTTCGAACCCTTCATAAGGCTGAAACAGCATGTGAATTTTTTATAGTCTACCTGGTTTTACTGCGTGTCTTTTAATACTATTTTTGCTTGTTGGGACTGAAAGTATCCTCTTCgcttttgggttttatttttcttaaacctGCAAGTTTTGTTAGAAAAGTTAACAATTAGAGCTGCGGACAATTCTGCAAACATATATCGGAAATTGTCAAAAGGCCCACATGCTCttagtttttccagttttctgaATCCAAATTTATAGCGTTTTCAACCTTCTTTGCATGTGTCCATTGCAGTGCAGCTATCATTACAGCATATCTGATGAGAACAGAACATCTATCACAAGAAGGTGTGACAAATCCATTTTAAGTATTGCTAGTCTTCATATATAGCTGATTGCTgctgttgtatttttttttgaaatccaAATAGTTCTTGTCAGTTTGAGATAAAAATAGTTTTGACAAGCGTGTATAACTTGAAAGGGTATAAAAATGTCTAAGTAattgaattgggaaaaaaatACAGCCAATTAATGCTTAACTGCTCAGACTTTAACCCCTTTCTTCCCCCATACGTATTCCTACAGATGCACTAAAATCCCTGCGGCAAATCTGTAAGTCTGTTTGCCCCAATGATGGTTTTCTTGATCAGGTGATGCAAACACTTAATGACATTACATTCTGATATACTCATTTGCAATTAGCCCATAATGAATTTTACTCTTCTATTTGATCCTCGCAGCTAAAAATGTATGAGAATATGGGCTTCAAGGTGGATCATGCCAGCCCCATATATAGGTCTTTTCACCTGAAAGTATTAGGTAcactttcctttcttttttcttttctccaccTTCTCTCCTTCCCCCTCCACCTCTTTCCTTATGTCCCACATGATCTGTCTTAATGAAGGGATGATTGATACATCatgttttcatgttttaattttttaaaattttgatgtgGGAGCTGATAAAAGAGTTCCATAGAGACTAGGCTATAATTCTTGTGCTCTAAGTGGCAAGTTATCATATTTCTGCTTTGCTTGAGTGTCATGTCATACTCATTATAAAACTTATTGTTAGAAAGATAGTAAGGAACATTGCCTTACCTGTTTGGATGTGCACCATTATAGGCTGGCAATGGATCAAGCCATGTGTTTTGACCAGTTGAAAGCAATACATTTCACAAGCCCGACTATATAGAACCATGGGGTAATTCATTGCAATTTAAGCTTTATCCGTCATAggtcaaaagaattttttttagagagaaGTGGATCaagtgttttttgttttccaatATCAAAACTGCACCTGTCTCCCCCCTGCGGATGTTGAATCAACTTTTGGGTGGTTATTGCCCAATGAATGTCTTTTGAGAAGTTTGAGGGATGGTGTTTTCGATGGAGTCAATGGCGAATTATTGCTCAATGGATGTCTTTGGGACCATGTGTTTCATTTTGATGCAGTCAGGTCAAATTTTTGATATATTTCGGCGTGCAAATAGGAGCATACTTTGGTGGATGTCGTAGTCCAACTTTGTAGCAAATAGAGAAAGTCTGTCTTGGATGGTAAATGGAAGAAACTCTGAAAGGAActccacaacaacaacaacaacagcaaagccttttcccactaagtggggtcagctgtataaatcctagatcgccattgcgctcggttaTGTGCCATGTCTTCCATTAGTTCCAAGTACtcttaagtcttttcttagagtctcttccaaagtcttcctaggtcttcctctaccccttcggccCTAAACCTCTGTCCcgtaatcgcatcttctaaccggagcgtCCGTTTCATATCTCCAAACCActgtaaccgattttctctcatctttccttcaatttcagcTACTCCTAttttacctcggatatcctcattcctaatcttatcctttctcgtgtgcccacacatccgaAGCATCCTCATCTCCGCTAATGGAGTTGAGTTATAACCCTTAAACTAACCGTAATCTTAACCATAAAAATGCTTAGGAGTACTAACATTAAAACAGCTAAAATGCTACAGTACCCGTGAACTCTAGCTGAAAATGTCTTGCCCCCTCATCTACCACCTAACCTATTAACAGAAGAAAAGAAATGTTTAGTGGAACAGCAGTGACAATTTTGGAAGGAATAGGAAGGCAGTTTTCTTTATGTTCATTTACTATGTGCATCGTTTGGGTCAGCACAGGATATACCATAACCTACTCATTTTTGGTGgagttttcaaatttattgGTAAATGTGAATTTCTGTTTCGCTGCTATAATTGAAATACACCCCATCATTTCAGGTGAATCTTATCATCGTGGGAATAGAATAGACAGTTCTATATTTGGAGCAGATCCTGGTGTGGCTACTGAAGTTGCCTCTGGAGTGGAAGCAACTTCAAATGAAGGAAAAACTGTTAAACCAGCTTTCCGCTGCAAGAAATGTCGAAGAGTTGTTGCATTGCAGGACAATGTTGTGGATCACATTCCAGGTGAGGGAGAGCAATCCTTCGGCTGGCACAAGCGAAAAAGTAGCAAATCATATAATAAGTTTGAGGATTCTGAATCTGAATGTTCATCCATTTTTGTTGAGCCTCTAAAGTGGATGGCAGCAGGTAAATTTACATCTCTCAATTCCTTTTTTTGGAGGCTCATGTCCTTGTGACCTGCTTTGATTAATTTGAATGATGTAGAATTGGATCAGCACTCTTCCATTTTTGTACCCGTATGACCTGCCTTTTCCATTGCCACAATAGTTAATCAAGCAAGTAGCGGAGTGTTGTCGAATGGGATTTACTTGGTTTCTTTAATTTGATTGTTATGACATAATGACATAAATATTACAGTTGTTCAACTTGGATATTATATAATCAATTTGTAGCTTAAGATTCAATTAATTGTGAATTTATTAATTGCTGGTGGCATCTTCTCCATTACACAGTCGAGGAAGGTGCAATGGAGGGAAAGTTGTCCTGTGTGCATTGCAAGGCTCGCTTGGGTTACTTCAATTGGGCAGGCACCCAATGCAGTTGTGGAAGCTGGATAACCCCTGCCTTCCAGCTCCACAAAAGCCGAGTTGACGTCAGCACCATCTAATATCTGtcaaaaaaaaggagaaagggTCCAATACCTCGCCAAGGAATATTTAGAACTTCAGTAGTGCTAGAATACCGTTTAACAAGGTATAAAATTTCGGAGACAATCAGCTATCTACAGAGGAAAAGGAGTCTTGTTTATCAAGTTTTTCATACTGTGTACTGAGGTTTCAATTGAGCAGCTGCAGCCTGCAGCTAGAAAAATGCAGTGTTGATCTGTCGCAAATAAGATTTTGGAGATTCGGGTTTTGTTTTTCGTTCTTTCGGGAGCTCAGTTAGGTGACTGAAAATGTTGCCATGGAGGTATGTTTGGCATGAACTGTTATGGTTACAACTAGAATTCAAGTCTGCTTTTTATCTCACTTGATTGATGTGGGGCATGTAATAACATGATAAGGTGGTACAGGAAAGTACAAAATTACCCCTTCATCTGTTTCTGTTCAAAGTTCATGATGTTTGGTTAAAATGGTCCATTTGAGACATTCAACAGAACATGTCAAGTTGAGAGATTATCTAACAAAACGTTAAGAGCAAAGGCAGTTGAGATTAACAaaatgttttatgtttttatcgCAACGGACTCTTTATCACAGTAATGGAAATGAGTTGTGCCCTGCATCTCGGGATGGGTTTGAATCTCATCGGCTCCTAATTTAACGTCTAATCTAACGAAATTTATCGTTTGTATCAAATAGAAAATGACGTTTAATTCGTGTCAATTAGATTTTGTTTCTGTAGTTTTGATTTGAAAACGAGTCAGTTGGGCCTATGGCGTAATGAGATTCAAACTTTTAGTAAAATGTTTGGGTAATTTTATTTACACCAATTTAATATCTTTTTACACCTAACTTACTTTTTataccaattttatttttaattaaactatcaataGTTCTTTATatccaaatttattatttaaactaccctcacaaacccaatttaatatttaaatttatccTTACAcccatttgaaaataaaaaaccaaaaaaataaaagtattctCTCCTCTAATGTTCGCTCCTTCTAACAGTTGATTTTGATGGAATCTACATCACCCTCTATATCGTTACTCTCTCAACTTAGTTTCGTATTTGTCGAGACTTGATAGTATTGGTCAATTTTCTCATTAGATTTGTTGAGAGGAAGTCCTTGAATTGCTGCTTAATCATTCAATGCACTGTAAGAGCCAATTTTTAATATGATTGCATCACAATGCATGTTCTTATTTGACTTATCCTGGATAGAATTTAATGACTAAAGTTGTTTAAGATTGAAATTAGGCTCACGTGCCTCGTATGTTCCCAtgtttacaatttaaaaatatttcttaagattatttcttaattttcttttttattaaggTTAAAAAACTTTTTTGGTataagatttaaatttttttttttaaacaattaaaaagacAAAGGATAAAAAGAAAACCCTCCCTTCACCCTGAACGTCCCCTTCCCctaccctccctctctctcttcattcAGTCTTCCTGATCTCCATGACCAAACATGGCAAGCACTTCACAAAAATacccaaaattaacaaaaaattctaAGAAAATCGCTTGCAGATGCAGTTCTCTGGAATTTCAACGACAAGTTTGTACATCGACTGGTTGAGTGGCATTTTGATACTGAATAAGACAAATATGGAGAAACCAATCTCGACGGCGAAGTTAAGGATCCGCTAGAGGAAAGCGTCGACAACCAATCGAACGAAGAAAGGTGTTAGGTTGGCTTGAAGTCGGGTTTCATGAGGTTTGTGGCGAGGGCGAAGAGGAAGCAGAGATCAAAGCTTGTCGGCGCTTTGAATGTTGGTTGCGACATCGAGAGGAAAGAGATTGcaaagatgaaagaaaaattctaaaaactcactttatttgtttttaattaataagctaaAGTTTTGAGGTATAATTGAATTTGGTTTTCAAGAACAGGCTTGCCAAACGCAAACTTTTGGTTTGGATctcaaaaaatgtttttgagtttaaaataaTGAACCCGAGTCCAATACTAAAtgagtcacttagtactatggtatagtagtattcatttttatttgtaagtctTAGGTTTGTTTCTCCCAAAATGCGAGTttatattattgctaacccattatgATGTTTTAAGTCCACTCCCtcttcttagtgtagataatatcgtttgttaaataaaaaaagtcaagTTTTGGAGGCAATAGTCTCAGCGTAGCTGCATAGTCCAAGTTTGCAAACctacaattttttttggagTCTTAATGAAACGTTCCTAATACTATTTACAAGCTTTTCAGGAAATGACTCTAATTTAGAATTGTCGTTAATGAATATTTATCAAGATAGCCAAACTCTAATAGTAAGACTGGGATAACTTCTACTACATTATGTTTCTTCTGATGCTTATAATTAAAATGTGATCGTCTAAAATCTCTTATGTTAATCCTGGCCACAACCATACTAACATCTGGTTTACAAATACAACTTTATGTATTATCACAAAAATATGGTGGATATATCTTTGTAATAATATTCATCCCTGATTTGGATCAAAGATGGACTGATACAAAACACattataattgtaattgtaactctttCATGGACTGATATTTTGCTCATGATCTCATTTTGCATGTCTAGTgacattattcttaatttttcttttgaaatttcttctaataaGATATCATCTATTTTTAATTCTAATGGTATATTTCTACAAAATCTTtcatatctttcttatttttctttatcaGATGCTGATGCTACTCATTTATTTGATGCTACTGcatttcaatatcttcttctaAGAGCTTAATCTTAATCTCTCTCTTTATGGGCTCATTAGCCTTTTATTCTATGGGTTCAgtaacttctttttctttattcttatacTGATAAGTTTCTATgcctttttttaattcttttttcagAGTATTACTTGCCTTTTGTTGCATTATAAGAGATTGGAGTTCTTGGTTCATTTTGGTGAACTGATTAAGCAATGCCTCATGGTCTCTAGAAAGGGCTTGGAGGCTGTTTCCAAGagaatgaatatgatgctagttttgatgaagattaaaattaaaactatcaAACTCTTGTTCTAAAGCTCTAATTAAGTTTTCATGACCTAACATCATGCTTGACTGCTTGATTTGAACATTCCAAAAATTATCTAAAAGAACCTGTTACCTATCAGTGAGTTTTGGTACCCTCGGCCTATACCTCAAAGTTGGATTTTTTTATTCCTTCAATTATAGTGTCATTAAAGTTAAAGGTAAGTATTGATGGTGATACTGGTCTGCTATTGCTATTTTGAAATCCACTATATGGAGGTCCATGCTAGTCTTCTGCCTTGTGGTCTTGTGCTATTTGACAATGATAGTCCACGATATTCCATTCATGTTCAATGAATTAgtcttaataaaatattagctAATGTATTATCACTACCTTTAATATGttcaaaaattggtttaaaaccatttcctgtaattgaatcaacaaaattgaTCCATCTTCGAGCTACCTGTTTATTAGTATGTATGTTATTGTaatgagaatatatattttgACACTCAGTTCTTATTGTAAATACTTCACTacgtaaaaataaagaaaatatttcaagtaagttaattattcctaaaatttctATATCTGTTACTAGTAATCTTGACTGTACATCACTATATTTTCCTGATGAATATTTACAAACTTGTTCATCAGACTTTGGTGTTTGCTTATGCTTTTTTTGATATGGTATTCATGCCCATCCTTGTGATGATGCATATGTTTCAACTATCTCGTAACTATCATCTAATGACAATGTTAATGACTTAAGCTTcgtaatttcttcttttatattttaaccTAGTTTAATATCTTCAATATTAAAATACTTTTTGTCCTGCTTTGCTAATTTTACTATGTAATACCgctatttttcttcctaaattaaggataaaatttcttgcataatttaacaatattaatattgtcATGTTTTGCTAGTTTTACTATGTAATACTGCTAATTGAAGTATTATAGCTTTTACTTGTCCAAAATGACATTTTGAGTGGCTTGTTATGCCATTTGGCCTTAAAAATGCCCCGTCGATctttcaaagaaagatggatcaaattttcaaaaaatatgataatttttgtagcatttatgtagatgatattttagtacatagtaaaaataaaaataaacataaaaaaacatataCAGATAGTTTTACAAAAATTTATTGATAAGGGATTTGTACTTAGCAAAAATAAAGTTAGAAAAGCAAGATATATAATTTTTAGGAAGTATATTAAGTCAGGTACAATACATTTACAAGATCATATAGCCAAAAACGTTTTAGAATTTTTAGAtaagttagaagataaaaaacaaCAGTATTACATAATAAAAATAGCAAAACAGGACAATATTAATACTGTAATACTATCTACTTGAAGTATCTCATATAGAATTTTTACTATGTAATATTATCTAATTGAAGTATCTTTATACAGGCTTCTTCTTCTAAGATTGGATAttcattgtaacatcccacatcgtccagggaagtggatcttgtaagctttatatatatatattctcatctctacctagtacgaggccttttgggagttcactggctttggAGTTCATtaaaacttcgaagttaagcgagttcacgcgagagcaatctcaggatAAGTGACCATTGGtaagttctcgtgtgaattcccagaaacaaaaccgtgagggcatggttggggcccaaagtggacaatatcgtgctacggtagagtcgaactcgggatgtggtggggcctAGGCCgggtgtgacaatttggtatcagagccaatccttggtcggaagtgtgccgacgaggatgtcgggcccctagagggggtggattgtaatatcccacatcgcccaggggagtggatcctgtaagctttatatgtatattcttatctctacctagcacgagaccttttgggagctcactgacttcagacttcatcggaactctgaagttaagcgagttcgcgcgagagcaatcccagaatgggtgacccactgggaagttctcgtgtaagttcccaaaaacaaaactgtgagggtgtggttggggcccaaagtggacaatatcgtcctacggtagagtcgagctcgggatgtggtgagggcccgggctgggatgtgacattcatgttcaaatatttcttcattaaattcttttatattattatgttcatcattttcttttgagttttctaaataataattatcttgACTGCTAGATTCTTTTATACTTATGCTTTTATATGCTTCTAAAGTATTACTTTGATCAGTAATGATTATTGCCCTACTCAAAAATGTTATGTTAggatttataaataaaaaacattataaaTTGTTCAAAAAGTTTAAGCCTAAAATAAATGGATATGATCCTACTTGTGAAGCAAATGTTaatggtaaattaaatttttgtttttctactttaagaGACTCATTATTAATACAATGTGTTAAGTAAACTGGTCTCTCATCAAACTATGTTATTCTAATtggttttgctaatttttgtctatatttttttGGTACTAATTCTTTTCTTATGACACTCTTTGTGACTTTGGTATCTATCTTAAATGTTGTTTGTATTTTATAATCTTTTGCTATTTTTATTTCACAATTTATGGTAATTAAATAACTATTTTTTGGTCTCTCTATATTATGCACAACATTTCCTAATATTTTAGTACTCTTAACTAACTTTGCCGAATTAACTTCTAATAAcctattattataatatttttcgcacagtattaaatatgtattataatatttatttgcaACTAATTTACTACACTTATAACATCTTTTTGGCCAAcctaaattaatatatttataatcCTCTTTATATCGTTCTTCTATGAATGCACTCATCACTATTTGAACTACTTGAATATTCAGAGTTTGAATCTTTCATATTTATACTCTCTATActataaataattttattatcaCTTAAATAatctaaactatatattaactgtatattctcatcttcttCTAATTTGAATAACTCCATTAAATGTACTTTATCTCTCGGCTGTTTACCTAATTTTGGACACTTAGGTCTAATATGTCTAATCTCTCCACATAAATAACATTTACAACTAGTTTTATCTTTTGgtgctttatattttcttatCCAAGGTCTACTACTTCTTTTCCTAAATTGTTTTGGAATAAATTTTATCTTCCTATATGTTCTTGAAGGTTCTATATTGAAATTCTTATGTTGTTTATAGGGTTTGTATGACTTGTACttctttttatataatttgttatgcttattttttttgtgacaAACATACTATTGTggtaaatttatatttatacaactaatataaaattgttttctaatttttctttgagCTTTTTGGCTACACTCTTATCTAAGtatatcatatacatgttgaattctaagtctttttgcaatattatttttgtttggatGCTTTTTCCAATCATTACAAATTTTTCTCCTATTGGTCCTTTTATTCTTGTCATATAAgtatctaataaattaatatcactaATTATACCTTTTCTtcctaaatatttaaagaaatctGAACTATACTCAGCTATGTATtgtaaatcacaaatttgtaattgttctaaatttctaatagctcttatttgttcttgttcacTTCTGTCATCTAGTCTATTATGATCTAAAAATTCATGTTTATTAAGGTAACAAAACCATCTATATTAAGATGTGCTTTAGTTACCTGATGCTAATCTGGATTTTCAACTTTCCatgattgaaaataataaaaaactaaatcaTTTAAAGTATGCTCAAAATAATCTAACATACTTTGTGAATTactaaaatctaacattaatACTGCATGTCCACAACATTTTCCCCATCTTTCAATTGTTTTCTCTTAATTATGTGGAtctactgtcacatcccggcccggacccccaccacatcctggactcgactccaccgtatcacgatattgtccg
Coding sequences:
- the LOC137712187 gene encoding uncharacterized protein; the encoded protein is MPFRVRENLFIGNISDAAEILQNGSTEITHILSLLSSASISFFFEPFIRLKQHFFQFSESKFIAFSTFFACVHCSAAIITAYLMRTEHLSQEDALKSLRQICKSVCPNDGFLDQLKMYENMGFKVDHASPIYRSFHLKVLGESYHRGNRIDSSIFGADPGVATEVASGVEATSNEGKTVKPAFRCKKCRRVVALQDNVVDHIPGEGEQSFGWHKRKSSKSYNKFEDSESECSSIFVEPLKWMAAVEEGAMEGKLSCVHCKARLGYFNWAGTQCSCGSWITPAFQLHKSRVDVSTI